From one Anopheles bellator chromosome 1, idAnoBellAS_SP24_06.2, whole genome shotgun sequence genomic stretch:
- the LOC131216135 gene encoding knirps-related protein-like, producing the protein MNQQCKVCGEPAAGFHFGAFTCEGCKSFFGRSYNNLSSISECKNNGECIINKKNRTACKACRLRKCLMVGMSKSGSRYGRRSNWFKIHCLLQEQQQAAQQHQQQHQQQHQGQGPHQKPPPPPPVGMHPGMFHGASPYGLYARPPCTKEELMLLGLEEYTKHPASASPSVSSPDSHNSDSSNEINDRRNALLRQGKSLHHDSGLGKDLFLPLPFGGLPLMPPPGFLPSSHLMFPGFHPALYSHPQAGLLKPADGPHLTLPSSPLANNNNSRFTPNHNTEPNPHQTLAGGSDSGKSPDSYSKRYILDQVLESQRCPSNGTVSSDKDEPEPEEVGPATMTPPRSPVVSVVSQPSSATSVRQSGHHQHQHQNHNHHHHNHQQDNPIDLSMKTGSSCTSVDDRRSSISGAESNGSDDEAATVTVDSRTPPALDGFSKYAPAVATKSVTTPNNNNNNNSIGNHQVASLTPSPTKQHLGSPIHRSESPQQVVRQHHPPAHHPYHPQHLARRHHRHQALGHHHHHHLHHLQQRGSGSESDLEPDLETEYNREVNRMKLQGTTPLDLTTKV; encoded by the exons ATGAATCAGCAGTGCAAAGTTTGTGGCGAACCGGCCGCCGGATTCCACTTCGGAGCGTTCACTTGCGAAGGTTGCAAG TCGTTCTTCGGGCGGTCGTACAACAACCTGTCGTCGATATCGGAGTGCAAAAACAATGGCGAGTGCATCATCAACAAGAAGAACCGGACCGCCTGCAAAGCCTGCAGGCTGCGCAAATGCCTGATGGTGGGCATGTCGAAGAGCGGTTCCCGGTACGGACGGCGTTCGAACTGGTTCAAGATCCACTGCCTgctgcaggagcagcagcaagcggcccagcagcaccagcagcaacaccagcaacaacaccaagGCCAGGGCCCCCACCAGAagccaccgcctccgccaccggtcgGCATGCATCCGGGAATGTTCCACGGGGCATCCCCGTACGGACTGTATGCGCGGCCCCCCTGCACCAAGGAGGAACTGATGCTGCTCGGACTCGAGGAGTACACCAAGCACCCGGCGTCGGCCTCCCCGTCGGTCAGCTCTCCCGACAGCCACAACTCGGACAGCTCGAACGAGATCAACGACCGGCGGAACGCGCTGCTGCGGCAGGGCAAGTCGCTCCACCACGACTCCGGTCTCGGCAAGGACCTCTTCCTGCCGctcccgttcggtggcctACCGCTGATGCCACCGCCCGGCTTCCTGCCCTCATCGCACCTGATGTTCCCCGGGTTCCACCCGGCGCTCTACTCGCACCCGCAGGCGGGTCTCCTGAAGCCGGCCGATGGGCCTCACCTGACTTTGCCCAGCTCGCcgctggccaacaacaacaacagtcgcTTCACGCCAAATCACAACACCGAGCCTAACCCACATCAGAcactggccggtg GTAGCGATAGTGGCAAGTCACCCGACTCCTACTCCAAGCGCTACATCCTCGATCAGGTGCTGGAGTCACAGCGTTGCCCGAGCAACGGGACCGTCAGCAGCGACAAGgacgaaccggagccggaagagGTCGGCCCAGCGACGATGACGCCACCAAGATCACCAGTCGTTTCGGTGGTATCGCAGCCTTCGTCGGCCACCTCCGTTCGGCAGTCAGGacatcatcagcaccagcaccaaaaccacaaccatcaccaccacaatcACCAGCAGGACAATCCGATCGATCTGAGCATGAAGACGGGCAGTAGCTGCACCTCGGTGGACGACCGGCGATCCTCGATCTCCGGGGCCGAGTCGAACGGGTCCGATGATGAAgctgccaccgtcaccgtcgacaGCCGCACGCCGCCCGCTCTGGATGGGTTCTCTAAGTACGCGCCCGCTGTGGCCACTAAAAGCGTAACGacccccaacaacaacaacaacaacaacagcattgGCAACCATCAAGTCGCATCGCTGACTCCTTCACCGACCAAGCAACACCTGGGGTCTCCAATCCACCGGTCAGAGTCGCCGCAGCAGGTCGTCCGCCagcaccacccaccagcacaCCATCCGTACCACCCGCAGCACCTGGCACGGCggcaccatcgccaccaggcactcggccaccaccaccaccatcacctccACCACCTCCAGCAGCGGGGCAGTGGCAGCGAGTCCGACCTGGAACCGGACCTGGAGACGGAGTACAACCGCGAGGTGAATCGCATGAAGCTGCAGGGCACCACGCCGTTGGACCTGACCACCAAGGTCTAG